A window from Myxococcus fulvus encodes these proteins:
- a CDS encoding AAA family ATPase, producing the protein MEKNFHLFVRNYPGVGVAAHVLTHPHLASFAPDLATARLDVAEVLGRLLKRGQLHDEVTHWPDLRTKKMNLTVRAVQHGRLLPVPLKLTVVTRGGRGGGKAERATRKAGSGKGPVHVWVPRVDVQGSLQDLSDLEAYVEELVRHELYLAPLERLHSLAYLGDETVETLSVSMKHREAPRATWVDESRRAERKPPPPPALAEASRCLNEEVRAGLLERAWERNKEVGLLTEAVTARARASVLLVGPPSVGKTALVHELVHRAESAPAGNPLHGLEVYSTSGGRIMAGMAYLGQWQKRVQQMVLELRVRRAVLHLDSLSELLSLGGGDTGLDVARHLLPALEGGEVVLVLEATPEDVARAERTHGAFLQALRHLAVEPLPASAARAAVQQASQRVAKARKVRFTPESLERAAELTERFGEGPPPGGAVSLLRAATSQLDSGAEVGPSAVTAAFCTRTGYPRELVDASIRLDPDALLRRFRERIVGQDEATLLLRNLVVTLKTGLADPSRPLGAFLLLGPTGVGKTESALALAEYLFGDVTRLARFDMAEYAAPGSAGRLVGEVGGQQGGLARRVREQPFGVVLLDEVEKADAGVHDLLLQVLGEGRLTDGTGRTVSFRNTVVLLTSNLGAESAARSLGFGGDGPRDMEAHYLGAATAFFRPELLNRLDQVVPYRALSADVIRTLTRRTLDAALGREGLSRRGVKVSFGEDVVDFLARTGFDARYGARPLKRAVEQHAVVPLAQWLAAHAGTPHRHVELRLGGEERLEVVPRS; encoded by the coding sequence ATGGAGAAGAACTTTCACCTGTTCGTGCGCAACTACCCGGGCGTGGGTGTGGCCGCGCACGTGCTGACGCATCCGCACCTCGCCTCGTTCGCGCCGGACCTGGCGACCGCGCGACTGGACGTGGCGGAGGTGCTGGGGCGGCTGCTCAAGCGCGGCCAGCTCCACGATGAAGTCACGCACTGGCCGGACCTGCGCACCAAGAAGATGAACCTCACCGTGCGCGCCGTGCAGCACGGGCGGCTGTTGCCCGTGCCCCTCAAGCTCACCGTGGTGACGCGCGGTGGGCGCGGCGGTGGCAAGGCGGAGCGCGCGACGCGCAAGGCGGGCTCGGGCAAGGGCCCCGTGCACGTCTGGGTGCCGCGCGTGGACGTGCAGGGCTCGCTGCAGGACCTCTCCGATTTGGAGGCGTACGTGGAGGAGCTCGTCCGGCACGAGCTCTACCTCGCGCCCCTGGAGCGGCTGCACTCGCTGGCCTACCTGGGCGATGAGACCGTCGAGACCCTCTCCGTGTCGATGAAGCACCGCGAGGCACCCCGCGCGACCTGGGTCGACGAGTCCCGGCGCGCCGAGCGCAAGCCCCCTCCTCCCCCCGCGCTCGCGGAGGCCAGCCGTTGCCTCAACGAGGAGGTCCGCGCGGGCCTGCTGGAGCGCGCGTGGGAGCGGAACAAGGAGGTGGGGCTGCTCACCGAGGCCGTCACCGCGCGCGCTCGCGCCAGCGTGCTGCTGGTGGGGCCGCCCTCCGTGGGCAAGACGGCGCTGGTGCATGAGCTGGTGCACCGCGCCGAGTCCGCGCCCGCGGGCAACCCGCTCCACGGGCTGGAGGTCTACAGCACGTCGGGTGGCCGCATCATGGCGGGCATGGCCTACCTGGGGCAGTGGCAGAAGCGCGTGCAGCAGATGGTGCTCGAGCTGCGGGTGCGCCGCGCGGTGCTGCACCTGGACAGCCTCTCGGAGCTGCTCTCGTTGGGCGGCGGCGACACGGGCCTGGATGTCGCGCGGCACCTGCTGCCCGCGCTGGAGGGCGGAGAGGTGGTGCTGGTGCTCGAGGCCACGCCCGAGGACGTCGCGCGCGCCGAGCGCACGCATGGCGCCTTCCTCCAGGCCCTGCGCCACCTCGCGGTGGAGCCACTGCCCGCGTCCGCCGCGAGGGCCGCGGTCCAGCAGGCCTCGCAGCGCGTGGCCAAGGCTCGCAAGGTGCGCTTCACGCCGGAGTCCCTGGAGCGCGCGGCCGAGCTGACGGAGCGCTTCGGCGAGGGGCCTCCTCCCGGTGGCGCGGTGTCGCTGCTGCGCGCCGCCACGTCCCAGCTCGACTCGGGCGCGGAGGTGGGCCCGAGCGCGGTGACGGCCGCCTTCTGCACGCGCACGGGCTATCCGCGCGAGCTGGTGGACGCGTCGATTCGACTGGACCCGGACGCGCTCCTGCGCCGCTTCCGCGAGCGCATCGTCGGCCAGGACGAGGCCACGCTGCTGTTGCGCAACCTCGTCGTCACGCTGAAGACGGGCCTCGCCGACCCCTCGCGTCCCCTGGGTGCGTTCCTGCTCCTGGGCCCCACGGGCGTGGGCAAGACGGAGTCCGCGCTGGCCCTGGCGGAGTACCTGTTCGGAGACGTGACGCGGCTGGCGCGCTTCGACATGGCCGAGTACGCGGCGCCGGGCAGCGCGGGGCGCCTCGTGGGCGAGGTGGGTGGACAGCAGGGAGGGCTCGCGCGACGGGTGCGCGAGCAGCCCTTCGGCGTGGTGCTGCTGGACGAGGTGGAGAAGGCGGACGCGGGCGTGCACGACCTGCTGCTCCAGGTGCTCGGCGAGGGACGGCTCACGGACGGCACCGGCCGCACCGTCAGCTTCCGCAACACGGTGGTGCTGCTCACCAGCAACCTGGGCGCGGAGTCGGCGGCGCGCTCGCTGGGCTTCGGTGGGGACGGGCCTCGCGACATGGAGGCCCACTACCTGGGCGCGGCCACGGCCTTCTTCCGGCCGGAGCTGCTCAACCGGTTGGACCAGGTGGTCCCCTACCGCGCCCTGTCCGCGGACGTCATCCGCACGCTCACCCGGCGCACGCTGGACGCGGCCCTGGGACGCGAGGGCCTCTCACGGCGGGGCGTGAAGGTGTCCTTCGGCGAGGACGTGGTGGACTTCCTCGCCCGGACGGGCTTCGACGCGCGCTATGGCGCACGTCCCCTGAAGCGCGCGGTGGAGCAGCACGCCGTCGTCCCGCTCGCCCAGTGGCTCGCCGCCCATGCGGGCACGCCCCACCGGCACGTGGAGCTGCGCCTGGGCGGCGAGGAGCGCCTGGAGGTGGTGCCCCGGTCCTGA
- a CDS encoding AAA family ATPase, with product MDLKLPLVYAPMGGRLVEAWVPAFWPALHRVGPSLSALRDDLALAIMERFEKEHPSRVASYQLPPHLSLKHVKVDTEARDREKGLRIALEGRMAVLLEKWPRDDFWVVTPTRMPEARFAIAQPEDLPKALGRRLGAWCLEHGLKNLDSRWAQGRERLELLEVDAYAPSILPRTPPRPPKPPRRRRASASESKQTATPPETPEQREKRRNRRRLTLTELREVARNLSHAARDDGLEHCYGRESLVREVVDALEGREGAAIVLVGPPGSGKTALVHEVVRRLTVRQDAAGQRRDVWRVDGNQFIAGMSYVGQWEARARGVVKELVEVGDLLYVDDLASLVYAGRTANERTNVAQFLEPHLARGELTVLAESTPERFERVREEAPTLASLFRVVHVPALEPRTTLPALLGTLRELEGSGDGGPAVRLSPLALETLLDLQHRFVAHEAFPGKAVRLLRRVLARPGTVEENVRRFTEVDVTAAMREQTGLPDFVLGSAPPRSREALERALASQVAGQPEAVGAVVDAILTLQRSLQPPDKPLATYLFVGPTGVGKTETAKALARTLFGSEERLVRFDMSEFISASSITRLLGRPGAPDGELTTALRTQPFCVVLFDEVEKAHPRVFDALLQFLGEGRLTDGAGRTVDARQAVVVLTSNLGVREAAARTGFHRAPEGAEAHYLSSVRAFFRPEFFNRLDRVVPFRSLTPAALRLVVEHALESLLSRRGIRRGNVLVEVESPLLDLLVEQAYDPRYGARPLKRALERRLTVPLAHHLVRRGGDDLARVELYRQGDDMGLSVELLVREPAWAPEQAASTWTLPAVFRALEEVTARLDALLAAETKRAEAGDVSTRPEALELGERLERLSAEALDIRENELADRDFLETEERAGKEERRAYDSSWHNKGRGGLRPRPAYAAQPLPVSPEERLRRCRPKVMKLRDEVEWLAHQLTRRERGVETHSLLVEGLADASTFAVSAVTGSLPQGLGRCVILEERVEPDGRTSWEPSGTALPVGARVRRAVVTLTAFGLSDVLPQLEGYALVLIPRDDGPRPALLRVERLDGTPEQLADVAQRVAARDALKLAEQQAQRAGTAPAPAPGRVVLEGMQPPIQHLASGRPPADAVTWAARVLREQSRGGH from the coding sequence ATGGATCTCAAACTGCCCCTCGTCTACGCCCCCATGGGCGGCCGCCTCGTCGAGGCCTGGGTCCCCGCCTTCTGGCCGGCCCTGCACCGCGTGGGCCCCAGCCTGTCCGCGCTGCGCGACGACCTGGCGCTCGCCATCATGGAGCGCTTCGAGAAGGAGCACCCGTCGCGCGTGGCCAGCTACCAGTTGCCCCCGCACCTGTCGCTCAAGCACGTGAAGGTGGACACCGAGGCGAGGGACCGCGAGAAGGGCCTGCGCATCGCGCTCGAGGGGCGCATGGCGGTGCTGCTGGAGAAGTGGCCCCGCGATGACTTCTGGGTGGTGACGCCCACGCGCATGCCGGAGGCCCGCTTCGCCATCGCCCAGCCCGAGGACCTGCCCAAGGCGCTGGGGCGCAGGCTGGGCGCGTGGTGCCTGGAGCACGGGCTGAAGAACCTGGACTCGCGCTGGGCCCAGGGCCGCGAGCGGCTGGAGCTGCTGGAGGTGGATGCCTACGCGCCCTCCATCCTCCCGCGCACGCCGCCCCGTCCTCCCAAGCCGCCCCGTCGTCGCCGCGCGTCCGCGTCGGAGTCGAAGCAGACCGCGACGCCGCCCGAGACACCGGAGCAGCGCGAGAAGCGGCGCAACCGCAGGCGCCTGACGCTCACGGAGCTGCGCGAGGTGGCGCGCAACCTGAGCCACGCCGCGCGCGACGACGGGCTGGAGCATTGCTACGGCCGAGAGTCGCTGGTGCGCGAGGTGGTGGACGCACTGGAGGGCCGCGAGGGCGCGGCCATCGTCCTGGTGGGCCCGCCGGGCTCGGGCAAGACGGCGCTGGTGCACGAGGTGGTGCGCAGGCTCACCGTCCGTCAGGACGCCGCCGGACAGCGCCGGGACGTGTGGCGCGTGGACGGCAACCAGTTCATCGCGGGCATGAGCTACGTGGGCCAGTGGGAGGCGCGCGCCCGAGGCGTGGTGAAGGAGCTGGTGGAGGTCGGAGACCTGCTCTACGTCGACGACCTGGCGTCGCTCGTCTACGCGGGCCGCACCGCGAACGAGCGCACCAACGTGGCGCAGTTCCTGGAGCCGCACCTGGCGCGCGGCGAGCTGACGGTGCTGGCCGAGTCCACGCCGGAGCGCTTCGAGCGCGTGCGCGAGGAGGCCCCCACGCTCGCCTCGCTCTTCCGCGTGGTGCACGTGCCCGCGCTGGAGCCCCGCACGACGCTGCCCGCCCTGCTGGGCACGCTGCGCGAGCTGGAGGGCTCGGGCGACGGTGGGCCCGCGGTGCGACTGTCGCCGCTGGCGCTGGAGACACTGCTGGACCTGCAGCACCGCTTCGTCGCGCACGAGGCCTTCCCGGGCAAGGCGGTGCGACTGTTGCGCCGGGTGCTCGCGCGCCCGGGCACGGTGGAAGAGAACGTGCGGCGCTTCACGGAGGTCGACGTCACCGCCGCGATGCGCGAGCAGACGGGCCTGCCGGACTTCGTGCTGGGCAGCGCGCCGCCCCGCTCCCGCGAGGCGCTGGAGCGGGCCCTGGCCTCGCAGGTGGCGGGTCAGCCCGAGGCCGTGGGCGCCGTGGTGGACGCCATCCTCACGCTCCAGCGCTCGCTCCAGCCGCCGGACAAGCCGCTGGCCACGTACCTCTTCGTGGGCCCCACGGGCGTGGGCAAGACGGAGACGGCCAAGGCGCTGGCGCGCACCCTCTTCGGCAGCGAGGAGCGGCTGGTGCGCTTCGACATGTCGGAGTTCATCTCCGCGTCCAGCATCACCCGCCTGCTCGGACGCCCCGGTGCGCCGGACGGCGAGCTGACCACGGCGCTGCGCACCCAGCCCTTCTGCGTGGTGCTCTTCGACGAGGTGGAGAAGGCGCACCCGCGCGTGTTCGATGCCCTGCTCCAGTTCCTCGGCGAGGGGCGATTGACGGACGGCGCCGGACGCACCGTGGACGCACGGCAGGCGGTGGTGGTGCTCACGTCCAACCTGGGCGTGCGCGAGGCCGCCGCCCGCACGGGCTTCCACCGGGCCCCCGAGGGCGCGGAGGCGCACTACCTCTCCTCGGTGCGCGCGTTCTTCCGTCCGGAGTTCTTCAACCGGCTGGACCGCGTGGTGCCCTTCCGCTCGCTGACGCCCGCGGCGCTGCGGCTCGTCGTGGAGCACGCGCTGGAGTCGCTGCTGTCGCGTCGGGGCATCCGCCGGGGCAACGTGCTGGTGGAGGTGGAGTCCCCGCTGCTCGACCTGCTCGTGGAGCAGGCCTATGACCCGCGCTATGGCGCCCGTCCCCTGAAGCGCGCGTTGGAGCGTCGCCTCACCGTGCCCCTGGCGCATCACCTGGTGCGGCGCGGTGGCGACGACCTGGCCCGCGTGGAGCTGTATCGCCAGGGTGACGACATGGGCCTGTCGGTGGAGTTGCTCGTGCGCGAGCCCGCGTGGGCACCCGAGCAGGCCGCGAGCACGTGGACGCTGCCCGCGGTCTTCCGTGCGCTCGAGGAGGTCACCGCGCGGCTGGACGCGCTGCTGGCGGCGGAGACGAAGCGCGCGGAGGCAGGAGACGTATCGACGCGCCCGGAGGCGCTGGAGCTGGGCGAGCGCCTGGAGCGGCTGTCGGCCGAGGCGCTGGACATCCGCGAGAACGAGCTGGCGGACCGCGACTTCCTCGAGACGGAGGAGCGCGCGGGCAAGGAGGAGCGCCGCGCGTACGACTCCAGCTGGCACAACAAGGGACGCGGTGGACTGCGGCCCCGTCCGGCGTACGCCGCGCAGCCCCTGCCGGTGTCCCCCGAGGAGCGACTGCGCCGCTGCCGCCCCAAGGTGATGAAGCTGCGGGACGAGGTGGAGTGGCTCGCGCACCAGCTCACCCGACGCGAGCGCGGCGTGGAGACGCACAGCCTGTTGGTCGAGGGTCTGGCCGATGCGTCCACCTTCGCGGTGAGCGCGGTGACGGGCTCGCTGCCCCAGGGGCTCGGCCGCTGCGTCATCCTGGAGGAGCGCGTGGAGCCGGATGGCAGGACGTCGTGGGAGCCGAGCGGGACGGCGCTCCCCGTCGGGGCCCGCGTCCGGCGCGCGGTGGTGACGCTGACGGCGTTCGGTCTGTCGGACGTCCTCCCCCAGTTGGAGGGCTACGCGCTGGTCCTCATCCCTCGCGATGACGGCCCCAGGCCCGCGCTGCTGCGCGTGGAGCGACTGGACGGCACGCCGGAGCAGCTCGCGGACGTGGCCCAGCGGGTGGCCGCGCGAGACGCGCTGAAGCTCGCCGAGCAGCAGGCCCAGCGCGCGGGCACGGCCCCCGCGCCCGCTCCGGGCCGGGTGGTCCTGGAAGGAATGCAGCCGCCCATCCAACACCTGGCGAGCGGGCGGCCGCCCGCGGACGCCGTCACCTGGGCGGCGCGAGTGCTGCGCGAGCAGTCCCGAGGAGGGCACTGA
- a CDS encoding AAA family ATPase, whose product MNFRFQCWVQRHASGRVTLTPLSLPHLAVHADSLEKATEELTLALDDQLTRIHPRRVPEFISATGGTPHALELRALPVWGEEENSVAPLSLFGVCAPTHQSYLGLNTPRLETQLWFQGKSLPEDAPERLRERLEGLSDARLLALRADGGEALIDVEVEATPTRLSALTPRQLHLDIRPPPRPPDAPDASDEPRVTGPLDDEDEEEVLDDDTWEPRKRKRRHEPGDKAARPPPTPMLDRIGVPWHKLAEDGQLDPAYEQDALVSLLRARLAAKDAEAVVLVGPSGVGKSALLHALAEALRAPTATDDERARPFFFLDGSRLIAGEGMWGGWQQQVLQSYREASEARAILALGHAVDLLDAGKSAHSDQNVAQLLLPLLSTREVSVVAEATAETWAQVERRNASFARLFSVVRVEEPALESLSRILTRVAQDTVGATSLDVQPEALEECRFLCRRFLPYGAQVGNAVAFLRRLLATCTHAAQAHVTRLDAVRQFASESGIPESLLRDDVPLEAEQVRAFLSTRVLGQPTAVERVANVVSVLKAGLADTRRPLGVLLFVGPTGVGKTELSKALAELLFGSRERMVRLDMGEYAGPDALLRLLGDGQTPGHLSAAVRRQPFCVVLLDEVEKAHPAVHDALLGVLGEGRLTDASGRFTDFRNAVLVLTSNLGADTWRARVGFDSLGGVPDVAALRTHYLAEVQRFFRPEMFNRLDDTIVFSPLSAELLRRLVVREVDAVRRRSGLSRHDASLEVSESALDWLAARGFDPRYGARPLKRALERELVVPVAAWLAEHPTSGPVTLHVEGGDSGLSLRAEAVGGAAEGVGRQAIEQVLEEAATLRAEVQRWGRSPPMRALRQELAVFDKMSRQTSYWEERALAEESSRKSGEARELDKAFRECAQQTEAIEDLLFEAHLSRSVGQAESLARDVTSLRATFRPLRERLYGSLYQYSRSVSLVLVPSRGAWARLCFLAASYERWCNSKQLTFQRVLLWPYQKPEGEKAPRKPPPPTWSYEKHDDLTKLKTTPMAYAIEVTGETRPLLLSAEHGVHRFVEGSQAALVRVLFTSNPRSRDVLPEWEKLEKLLPKEEVRRIRPGSTETSGGSVEDLRTGARVRYAGGVLDMESLQEPWMNWRVFGETEED is encoded by the coding sequence ATGAACTTTCGCTTCCAGTGCTGGGTGCAGCGCCACGCCAGCGGCCGGGTGACGCTCACGCCGCTGTCACTTCCCCACCTCGCGGTGCACGCGGACTCCCTGGAGAAGGCCACCGAGGAGCTCACGCTGGCGCTCGACGACCAGCTGACCCGCATCCATCCCCGCCGCGTGCCGGAGTTCATCTCGGCCACGGGCGGCACCCCGCATGCCTTGGAGCTGCGGGCCCTCCCCGTCTGGGGCGAGGAGGAGAACTCCGTCGCCCCGCTGTCGCTCTTCGGCGTCTGCGCGCCCACGCACCAGTCCTACCTGGGGCTGAACACGCCGCGCCTGGAGACGCAGCTGTGGTTCCAGGGCAAGTCACTCCCCGAAGATGCCCCGGAGCGGCTGCGCGAGCGGCTGGAGGGGCTCAGCGACGCGCGCCTCCTGGCCCTGCGCGCGGATGGCGGCGAGGCGTTGATCGACGTGGAGGTGGAGGCCACGCCCACGCGGCTGTCGGCCCTGACGCCGCGGCAGCTCCACCTGGACATCCGCCCACCACCGCGTCCCCCCGATGCACCGGACGCGTCCGACGAGCCTCGCGTCACCGGGCCGCTGGACGACGAGGACGAAGAGGAGGTCCTCGACGACGACACGTGGGAGCCCCGGAAGCGCAAGCGGCGCCATGAGCCGGGTGACAAGGCCGCCAGGCCGCCCCCCACGCCCATGCTGGACCGCATCGGGGTGCCCTGGCACAAGCTCGCGGAGGACGGACAGCTGGACCCCGCCTACGAGCAGGACGCGCTGGTGTCCCTGCTGCGCGCCCGACTGGCCGCGAAGGACGCGGAGGCCGTGGTGCTGGTGGGCCCCTCGGGCGTGGGCAAGTCCGCCCTGCTCCACGCGCTCGCCGAGGCGCTGCGCGCGCCCACCGCCACGGATGACGAGCGCGCGCGGCCCTTCTTCTTCCTGGACGGCAGCCGCCTCATCGCGGGCGAGGGCATGTGGGGCGGCTGGCAGCAGCAGGTGCTCCAGTCCTACCGCGAGGCCTCCGAGGCCCGCGCCATCCTCGCGCTGGGCCACGCCGTCGACCTGCTCGACGCGGGCAAGAGCGCGCACAGCGACCAGAACGTGGCGCAGCTGCTCCTGCCGCTGCTCTCCACCCGCGAGGTGTCCGTGGTGGCCGAGGCCACGGCGGAGACGTGGGCCCAGGTGGAGCGCCGCAACGCCAGCTTCGCCCGGCTGTTCTCCGTGGTGCGCGTGGAGGAGCCCGCGCTGGAGTCGCTCTCCCGCATCCTGACGCGCGTGGCCCAGGACACCGTGGGCGCCACGTCGCTGGACGTGCAGCCGGAGGCCCTGGAGGAGTGCCGCTTCCTGTGCCGACGCTTCCTGCCGTACGGCGCGCAGGTGGGCAACGCGGTGGCCTTCCTGCGGCGGCTGCTCGCCACCTGCACCCACGCGGCCCAGGCCCACGTCACGCGCCTGGACGCCGTCCGCCAGTTCGCCTCCGAGTCCGGCATCCCCGAGTCCCTGCTTCGCGACGACGTGCCGCTGGAGGCCGAGCAGGTGCGCGCGTTCCTCTCCACGCGGGTGCTGGGACAGCCGACGGCGGTGGAGCGCGTCGCCAACGTCGTGTCCGTGCTGAAGGCGGGGCTCGCGGACACGCGCAGGCCGCTGGGCGTGCTCCTGTTCGTGGGCCCCACGGGCGTGGGCAAGACGGAGCTGTCCAAGGCCCTGGCGGAGCTGCTGTTCGGCTCGCGCGAGCGCATGGTGCGCCTGGACATGGGCGAGTACGCCGGCCCGGACGCGCTTTTGCGCCTGTTGGGTGACGGCCAGACACCAGGCCACCTCTCCGCGGCCGTGCGCCGTCAGCCCTTCTGCGTGGTGCTGCTGGACGAGGTGGAGAAGGCCCACCCCGCCGTGCACGACGCGCTGCTGGGCGTGCTGGGCGAAGGCCGGCTCACCGACGCGTCGGGGCGCTTCACCGACTTCCGCAACGCGGTGCTCGTGCTCACCAGCAACCTGGGCGCGGACACGTGGCGCGCGCGTGTGGGCTTCGACTCGCTGGGCGGTGTCCCCGACGTGGCCGCCCTGCGCACGCACTACCTGGCGGAGGTGCAGCGCTTCTTCCGGCCGGAGATGTTCAACCGCCTGGATGACACCATCGTCTTCTCGCCCCTCTCCGCGGAGCTGCTGCGTCGGCTGGTGGTGCGCGAGGTGGACGCCGTGCGACGCCGCTCCGGCCTGTCCCGCCACGACGCGAGCCTGGAGGTCTCCGAGTCCGCGCTGGACTGGCTCGCCGCGCGTGGCTTCGACCCGCGCTATGGCGCGCGCCCCCTCAAGCGGGCCCTGGAGCGGGAGCTGGTGGTGCCGGTGGCGGCCTGGCTCGCGGAGCACCCGACGAGCGGACCGGTGACGCTGCACGTGGAAGGTGGCGACAGTGGCCTGAGCTTGCGCGCGGAGGCGGTGGGTGGCGCGGCCGAGGGCGTGGGTCGACAGGCCATCGAGCAGGTGCTGGAGGAGGCCGCCACCTTGCGCGCGGAGGTGCAGCGCTGGGGCCGCTCTCCGCCCATGCGCGCGCTGCGCCAGGAGCTGGCTGTCTTCGACAAGATGTCCCGACAGACGTCGTACTGGGAGGAGCGCGCGCTGGCGGAGGAGTCCTCACGCAAGTCCGGCGAGGCGCGTGAGCTGGACAAGGCCTTCCGCGAGTGCGCCCAGCAGACGGAGGCCATCGAGGACCTGCTCTTCGAGGCGCACCTGTCGCGCTCGGTGGGGCAGGCGGAGTCGCTCGCGCGCGACGTCACCTCGCTGCGCGCCACGTTCCGTCCCTTGAGGGAGCGGCTGTACGGGAGCCTCTATCAGTACTCGCGCAGCGTCTCCCTCGTCCTGGTCCCCAGCCGTGGAGCCTGGGCCCGGCTGTGCTTCCTCGCGGCCTCCTACGAGCGCTGGTGCAACAGCAAGCAGCTCACGTTCCAGCGCGTGCTCCTGTGGCCCTACCAGAAGCCGGAGGGAGAGAAGGCGCCCCGCAAGCCACCGCCTCCGACGTGGAGCTACGAGAAGCACGACGACCTGACGAAGCTGAAGACGACGCCCATGGCCTACGCCATCGAGGTGACGGGGGAGACGCGCCCCCTGCTGCTCTCCGCCGAGCATGGCGTGCACCGCTTCGTGGAGGGGAGCCAGGCGGCGCTGGTCCGCGTGCTCTTCACGTCGAACCCGCGCAGCCGGGACGTGCTACCGGAGTGGGAGAAGCTCGAGAAGCTGCTGCCGAAGGAGGAGGTCCGGAGGATTCGCCCCGGCTCGACGGAGACGTCGGGCGGCTCCGTGGAGGACCTGCGCACCGGCGCACGCGTGCGCTACGCGGGCGGGGTGTTGGACATGGAGTCGCTGCAGGAGCCGTGGATGAACTGGCGCGTGTTCGGCGAGACGGAGGAGGACTGA